Proteins from a genomic interval of Paenibacillus sp. RC334:
- a CDS encoding cupin domain-containing protein produces the protein MTKAISPLVTALGMEPHPEGGWYKEMWKSHFQIPKPVLPDVYSGPRFAASSTYFLLHPGEFSEWHVVHSDELWLYHSGSPVELKLGGSGEQPGEETVIIVGADVEAGQHPQALVPGTVWQTARPLGDEPVLVTCVVAPGFHFDDFKLIAKV, from the coding sequence ATGACGAAAGCTATTTCACCGCTGGTAACCGCATTGGGCATGGAGCCCCATCCGGAAGGCGGCTGGTACAAAGAAATGTGGAAGTCCCATTTTCAAATTCCGAAGCCTGTACTGCCGGATGTGTATTCCGGTCCGCGCTTTGCAGCTTCATCGACGTATTTTTTGCTGCATCCGGGCGAGTTCTCCGAGTGGCATGTCGTGCATTCGGATGAGCTGTGGCTGTATCATAGCGGAAGCCCTGTGGAGTTGAAATTGGGTGGAAGCGGAGAACAACCTGGTGAAGAAACGGTGATTATTGTCGGTGCCGATGTGGAGGCAGGACAGCATCCACAAGCGCTGGTGCCGGGCACAGTATGGCAAACGGCGCGTCCGCTTGGGGATGAGCCTGTGCTGGTAACCTGTGTCGTTGCTCCGGGATTCCACTTTGACGATTTCAAGCTGATTGCAAAGGTGTAA
- a CDS encoding LysR family transcriptional regulator, which produces MRQLQYFIAVCEELHFTKASEKIGISQPTLSLQIKALEEELGMTLFNRAGKKIKMTEAGKLLLQHSAHALKDLQQAKASIEELRTEQRGSLRIGIALPELEEPLQEMFMDFHRLFPKISLHIHPSFELLEQVLDNRMDLGITLHSGMDERLVQLPLRTESYCLIVPAGHAFANRSSIALDELRHMPWAMQPGDHPGRRHIEKCFCDRGYPFTTAMETHSIPAILRWVQEGLAVTIQTKSLAASLDRSSLCAVPISRGVPEVRLELIHRSDRYKGEAIKRLIEKIHAVLTERSGWRQP; this is translated from the coding sequence ATACGCCAGCTTCAATACTTCATAGCCGTATGTGAGGAACTGCATTTTACGAAAGCTTCTGAAAAGATCGGAATCTCCCAGCCTACGCTCAGTTTGCAAATTAAGGCGTTGGAGGAAGAACTGGGGATGACCCTCTTTAATCGTGCAGGCAAAAAGATCAAAATGACAGAGGCTGGAAAACTGTTGCTACAGCACAGCGCTCATGCGCTCAAGGATCTACAGCAGGCGAAAGCTTCCATTGAGGAGCTTCGCACCGAGCAACGGGGAAGCTTACGGATCGGTATCGCGTTGCCGGAGCTGGAGGAACCATTGCAAGAGATGTTTATGGATTTTCATCGTTTGTTTCCTAAAATCAGTCTGCACATCCACCCATCCTTTGAATTGCTGGAGCAGGTGCTGGATAACCGGATGGACCTTGGCATTACGCTGCACTCAGGTATGGATGAAAGGCTCGTCCAGCTACCGCTTCGGACGGAGAGCTACTGTCTTATTGTCCCGGCAGGACATGCGTTTGCCAACCGTTCTTCGATTGCACTGGACGAATTGAGGCACATGCCTTGGGCTATGCAGCCAGGGGATCATCCGGGTAGAAGGCACATTGAAAAATGCTTCTGTGATCGAGGGTATCCCTTTACCACTGCGATGGAGACCCATTCCATTCCTGCGATCCTGCGCTGGGTACAGGAGGGACTCGCAGTGACTATCCAGACCAAATCCCTCGCAGCATCCCTGGACCGTTCATCCCTTTGTGCAGTACCTATTTCACGGGGAGTACCCGAGGTTCGGCTGGAGCTGATTCATCGGTCAGACCGTTACAAGGGAGAAGCAATCAAGAGGCTGATTGAAAAAATACATGCTGTGCTGACAGAACGTTCAGGCTGGCGGCAGCCCTGA
- a CDS encoding transporter substrate-binding domain-containing protein, translating to MRKRYSWSALMLLTLSCLLVLAGCGGKQGTATSGNEAAAANGLEAIKQRGKLVVGVKYDTKLFGLKDPASGEVEGFDIDIAKAVAKHIFGDETKLELKEVTSKTRITLLQNGDIDAIIATMTISDERKKQVDFSDVYFNAGQSLLVKKGSPITGLESLTPATKVLAVKGSTSAKNIREKAPKATILEFENYQDAFNALKAGQGQALTTDNSILLGMQQQDPNYTLVGGNFTEEPYGIAVKKGQTELLQAINDTLKELKSNGEYDKLHEQWLGVKPE from the coding sequence ATGAGAAAAAGATATTCATGGAGTGCCCTTATGCTGCTTACGCTGTCCTGTCTACTCGTTTTGGCTGGCTGTGGAGGCAAGCAAGGAACGGCAACGTCGGGGAATGAGGCGGCGGCAGCCAACGGGCTGGAAGCCATCAAGCAACGTGGCAAGCTGGTTGTTGGGGTGAAATACGACACCAAGCTGTTCGGTCTGAAAGACCCGGCTAGCGGGGAAGTAGAAGGCTTTGATATCGACATTGCCAAGGCGGTAGCCAAACATATTTTTGGAGACGAAACCAAGCTTGAATTGAAGGAAGTCACATCCAAAACACGAATCACCTTGCTGCAAAACGGGGACATCGACGCCATTATCGCAACCATGACCATTTCGGACGAACGTAAAAAGCAGGTTGATTTCAGCGATGTCTACTTTAACGCCGGGCAATCCCTGCTCGTGAAAAAAGGAAGCCCGATTACCGGTCTGGAGTCCCTGACCCCGGCTACCAAGGTACTCGCAGTTAAAGGCTCCACCTCCGCCAAAAATATACGCGAAAAAGCACCCAAAGCGACTATACTGGAGTTCGAAAACTACCAGGATGCATTCAACGCACTCAAGGCAGGTCAAGGGCAGGCGTTGACCACCGATAACTCTATTCTGCTCGGCATGCAACAACAAGACCCGAATTACACTCTTGTAGGCGGGAACTTCACTGAGGAACCTTACGGCATTGCGGTGAAGAAGGGACAAACGGAATTGCTGCAAGCCATTAACGATACGCTCAAGGAACTGAAAAGCAACGGTGAATACGATAAGCTCCACGAGCAATGGCTTGGGGTTAAACCCGAATAA
- a CDS encoding amino acid ABC transporter permease — translation MLTFDINVLFDHSDRFIEGLLHTVQASVIALIGSFILGAIIAILRIAPFKWLNWIGTVYVEVIRNIPLLIVVLFFYLGLPTLGVPLDGFVSGTLGLTVYTASFIAEAIRAGIQSVPKGQFEAARSSGLSYNQTMISIILPQAIKIVLPAIGNQFINLVKNSSVLAIVAGLDLMYYSDLINSDTFMPITVYAITALLYLTLTVPLSFLVLYMERRLSKTS, via the coding sequence ATGCTTACTTTTGATATCAACGTACTTTTCGACCATAGCGACCGCTTCATAGAAGGCTTGCTTCATACCGTTCAAGCCAGTGTCATTGCCTTGATCGGAAGCTTTATTCTGGGCGCGATCATCGCTATCCTCCGAATTGCGCCCTTTAAATGGCTTAACTGGATTGGGACTGTCTATGTAGAGGTCATTCGTAATATCCCGTTACTGATCGTTGTATTGTTCTTTTATCTGGGACTTCCCACTTTGGGCGTTCCCTTGGACGGGTTTGTGTCTGGAACGCTTGGCTTGACCGTGTACACAGCCTCCTTTATTGCAGAAGCGATACGTGCCGGTATCCAGTCCGTACCGAAGGGGCAATTCGAAGCCGCACGCTCCTCCGGGCTGAGCTACAACCAGACGATGATCAGTATTATTTTGCCACAAGCGATTAAAATTGTACTGCCTGCGATTGGCAACCAGTTCATCAATCTGGTCAAAAACTCTTCCGTACTAGCTATAGTAGCCGGACTGGACCTGATGTATTATTCGGATCTGATTAACTCGGATACCTTTATGCCCATCACCGTCTATGCCATCACAGCGTTGCTATACCTTACCTTGACGGTTCCACTTAGCTTTCTTGTCCTGTATATGGAGCGTCGCCTGTCCAAAACATCCTAA
- a CDS encoding amino acid ABC transporter ATP-binding protein gives MYPILKGVSLLIQFRNVNKHFGHFHVLKDINLQIKEGEVVVIIGPSGSGKSTLLRCINRLETISDGELIVNEIPVHDKKIDINAFRRNIGMVFQHFNLYPHKKVIENIVLAPMKVLGISKKEATQTAITYLKRVGIEEKAQSYPAQLSGGQQQRVAIARGLAMNPKIMLFDEPTSALDPETIGEVLDVMRSLAHQGITMVIVTHEMGFAREVADRVIFMDKGQILEDSQPAEFFQNPGEERARLFLSRLIHH, from the coding sequence ATGTATCCAATCCTGAAAGGGGTGAGCCTTCTGATCCAATTTCGCAACGTCAACAAGCATTTTGGTCACTTCCATGTACTTAAAGACATCAATCTTCAGATTAAGGAGGGCGAGGTCGTCGTGATCATCGGACCCTCCGGCTCGGGTAAAAGCACCCTGCTACGCTGCATCAACCGTTTGGAAACCATATCGGACGGGGAACTGATCGTCAACGAAATACCTGTACATGACAAAAAGATTGATATTAACGCCTTCCGGCGCAATATCGGTATGGTATTCCAGCATTTCAATTTGTATCCCCATAAAAAGGTAATCGAGAACATTGTACTCGCACCCATGAAGGTGCTGGGCATCTCAAAGAAAGAGGCTACCCAAACAGCCATCACCTATTTGAAGCGTGTTGGAATCGAGGAAAAAGCACAGAGCTACCCCGCCCAATTGTCCGGGGGACAGCAGCAACGGGTTGCTATCGCCCGTGGCCTCGCGATGAATCCAAAGATCATGCTGTTTGACGAGCCTACCTCCGCTCTTGATCCCGAAACCATTGGGGAGGTACTGGATGTTATGCGTTCGCTCGCCCATCAGGGCATCACTATGGTCATTGTGACTCATGAAATGGGCTTTGCCCGTGAAGTAGCGGATCGCGTCATTTTCATGGACAAAGGACAGATTTTAGAAGACAGTCAGCCTGCCGAGTTTTTTCAGAATCCGGGTGAAGAGCGGGCACGCCTGTTCCTGAGCCGTCTGATTCATCATTAA
- a CDS encoding GGDEF domain-containing protein: MNLAQNSYMLLCLLILNLIVWTCLGIFLRSVFVERTMLRKLAYQDPVTGLFNRNALNHFWQQHKGKESTAILYIDLDGFKAINDAYGHKVGDMLLHEVSLHLLQVMNANQKAFRIGGDEFLLIIKNFDSDQVKILAQLLLRKISSAYSIHGHRLSVTGSIGISLNPSQKDNLQTLLKEADIAMYHAKRMGRNRYAVYSKISRKQSSSYNTTRIKNLAKDIRKRHNVHVKKQPAPL; the protein is encoded by the coding sequence TTGAATTTAGCTCAAAACTCCTACATGCTCTTATGTTTATTGATCTTAAACCTGATCGTATGGACATGCCTTGGGATTTTTTTAAGGTCTGTATTTGTGGAAAGAACTATGCTAAGGAAACTTGCTTACCAAGACCCTGTAACAGGTTTGTTCAATCGGAATGCGCTCAACCACTTTTGGCAGCAACATAAAGGCAAAGAAAGCACTGCTATTTTATACATTGACCTGGACGGCTTCAAAGCCATTAATGATGCTTATGGACACAAGGTTGGCGATATGTTGTTACATGAAGTTAGCCTTCATCTGCTACAAGTCATGAATGCGAACCAAAAGGCTTTTCGAATTGGAGGGGATGAATTTTTACTCATTATAAAAAATTTTGATTCCGACCAGGTAAAAATTTTGGCGCAACTCCTCCTAAGAAAAATCAGCAGCGCCTACAGCATTCATGGACACAGACTATCTGTCACAGGAAGTATTGGTATTAGCTTGAATCCATCCCAGAAGGACAATCTGCAGACATTGCTCAAAGAGGCGGATATCGCCATGTACCATGCCAAACGAATGGGAAGAAATCGTTATGCCGTGTATTCCAAGATTAGCCGGAAACAGAGCAGCTCATACAACACTACACGGATCAAAAACCTCGCAAAAGACATTCGAAAGCGCCATAATGTCCATGTCAAAAAACAACCTGCACCTCTATAA
- a CDS encoding ATP-binding cassette domain-containing protein: protein MALLELNDLRVHYPVRGGFFQRVVDQVKAVDGVSISIEAGQSYGLVGESGCGKTTTGRTIIGLNKLTSGQVLFNGDDLTALSRNNLHPLRRDIQMIFQDPYSSLNPRKRVLDVIAEPLRNFEKLSSEEERRKVQTLLEKVGLNADAAYKYPHEFSGGQRQRIGIARALTLNPKLIIADEPVSALDVSVQAQVLNFMKDVQREFNLTYLFISHDLGIIRHMCDQIGIMYQGRLVEQGSEQDIYEHPQHLYTQRLIATIPNIDPAKRLDNAQKRRTLLSSYKTELPKHLDENGKPFALKAVSPSHQVALP from the coding sequence ATGGCACTGCTGGAGCTAAATGATCTGAGAGTCCATTATCCGGTGCGCGGTGGTTTCTTCCAGCGTGTGGTCGATCAGGTAAAAGCAGTGGATGGTGTGTCCATCAGCATTGAGGCGGGTCAGTCGTACGGGCTGGTTGGAGAATCCGGCTGCGGAAAAACGACTACAGGAAGGACGATCATCGGTCTAAATAAGCTGACGAGCGGGCAAGTTCTTTTTAACGGAGATGACCTAACGGCCTTAAGCCGTAACAACCTCCATCCGCTGCGGAGAGACATTCAGATGATCTTTCAGGACCCGTATTCCTCGCTCAATCCGCGTAAGCGTGTGCTGGATGTCATCGCCGAGCCGTTGCGGAATTTCGAAAAGCTGAGTAGTGAGGAGGAACGCCGAAAAGTTCAGACGCTGCTGGAAAAGGTCGGCTTGAACGCCGATGCGGCCTACAAATATCCGCATGAATTTTCCGGGGGACAGCGACAGCGGATCGGCATTGCACGTGCGCTCACGTTGAATCCAAAGCTGATCATTGCTGATGAGCCGGTATCAGCGCTGGATGTGTCCGTTCAGGCACAGGTGCTTAATTTTATGAAGGATGTGCAGCGGGAATTTAATTTGACGTATTTATTCATCAGCCACGACCTCGGTATTATCCGCCATATGTGCGACCAAATCGGGATTATGTACCAGGGGCGTCTGGTGGAACAGGGAAGCGAACAGGATATTTATGAGCATCCGCAGCATTTGTATACCCAGCGTCTTATTGCAACCATTCCGAATATAGATCCTGCCAAGCGGCTGGACAATGCTCAAAAAAGGCGAACGCTGTTGTCCTCCTACAAAACAGAGCTGCCCAAACATCTGGATGAGAACGGCAAGCCGTTTGCGCTAAAAGCGGTAAGCCCGTCCCATCAAGTCGCTTTACCATAA
- a CDS encoding ABC transporter permease, translating into MQVEEVFTPEIIRKSPSSWSVLRRELVRDKTALVSIAFVVLFLIFIYSSVLFVNQDVVTTVDLGAIREAPSSAHWLGTDRAGRDIFGQLVIGARNSFTIGFTITLLSAAIGLTLGLLAGFYGGLVDNIIMRIIDFILVLPFLMLVIVFVSIVPKSGIGSFIFIMTAFLWIGKARLIRAKVLSERELDYVQASKTLGTPNWKIIWFGVLPNLSSVVIVNLTLSLAGNIGIETGLSYLGFGLPESTPSLGTLVSYANDPDVLQNSWWMWLPASLLILVLMLAINFIGQALKRATDARQRLG; encoded by the coding sequence ATACAGGTAGAGGAGGTTTTCACGCCAGAGATTATTCGTAAATCACCATCCAGCTGGTCTGTACTGCGCCGCGAGCTGGTGCGTGACAAAACGGCGCTGGTATCCATCGCGTTTGTGGTTTTGTTTTTGATCTTTATTTATTCATCCGTTCTGTTTGTGAATCAGGATGTAGTTACGACGGTGGATTTGGGCGCGATCCGTGAGGCTCCAAGCTCGGCGCATTGGCTGGGCACGGACCGGGCGGGCAGAGATATTTTCGGTCAGCTGGTCATTGGGGCACGCAATTCCTTCACGATTGGCTTCACGATTACGCTATTATCCGCTGCCATCGGCTTGACGCTGGGACTGCTGGCGGGTTTTTATGGCGGCTTGGTTGATAACATTATCATGCGGATCATTGATTTTATCCTGGTGCTTCCGTTTTTGATGCTGGTGATCGTATTCGTCAGTATTGTCCCCAAGAGCGGCATAGGATCTTTTATTTTCATCATGACCGCTTTTTTGTGGATTGGAAAAGCACGTCTGATTCGAGCCAAGGTACTGTCGGAGCGGGAGCTGGACTATGTGCAGGCCTCCAAAACGCTCGGCACACCCAATTGGAAAATTATCTGGTTTGGCGTACTGCCCAATCTCAGCTCGGTCGTGATCGTCAATCTGACGCTCAGCCTCGCGGGAAATATCGGGATTGAAACTGGACTTTCCTATCTCGGCTTTGGGTTGCCAGAATCCACGCCAAGCTTGGGTACGCTGGTGAGCTACGCCAATGACCCGGATGTATTACAGAATAGCTGGTGGATGTGGTTGCCTGCATCTTTACTTATTTTGGTGCTAATGCTGGCGATCAACTTTATCGGCCAGGCGCTCAAACGCGCCACGGATGCCAGACAACGATTGGGTTAA
- a CDS encoding amino acid ABC transporter permease, whose protein sequence is MDFSGMFAWPNVRFILEGFLLTLEVSVYSIMFSFVLGIVFGILRYTRLPVISQVAAFLIDLIRNLPLLLIIFFIGMVLPSIGLSISLKWAAITGLSIFEGAMIAEIVRSGLNSVHKGQIEAARSSGLSYSRTLWHIILPQALRRMVPPIVSQFISLLKDTSLAVIISLPELTHNIQIVGGQNQSFVIPALLFAAFLYFAVNYSMSLLARRLEVRTH, encoded by the coding sequence ATGGATTTCAGTGGTATGTTTGCATGGCCTAATGTGCGTTTTATACTGGAGGGCTTCCTGCTGACGCTGGAGGTCTCCGTTTATTCCATCATGTTCAGCTTCGTGCTCGGTATCGTGTTCGGTATCCTGCGCTATACGCGCTTACCTGTCATTTCACAAGTAGCGGCCTTTTTAATCGATCTGATTCGCAATCTTCCGTTATTGCTCATTATCTTCTTCATCGGTATGGTCTTACCGTCCATTGGTCTTTCCATTTCACTTAAATGGGCAGCCATTACGGGCCTGTCGATCTTCGAGGGTGCCATGATCGCCGAGATTGTCCGTAGCGGTTTGAACTCCGTTCATAAAGGACAGATTGAAGCCGCACGGTCCTCCGGGCTGAGCTATTCCAGAACGTTATGGCATATCATTTTGCCGCAAGCGCTCCGCCGTATGGTGCCGCCCATCGTCAGCCAGTTCATTTCCCTGCTCAAGGATACTTCTCTCGCGGTCATTATCAGTCTGCCGGAGCTGACACATAACATTCAGATTGTCGGCGGTCAAAATCAGTCCTTCGTCATTCCTGCTCTGCTGTTCGCCGCTTTCCTGTACTTCGCTGTCAATTACAGCATGTCGCTGCTTGCACGCAGGCTGGAGGTGCGTACTCATTAG
- the opp4A gene encoding oligopeptide ABC transporter substrate-binding protein, with the protein MVKRWKKGILPVLSAILVLSLAACSGAPSASNGGKSSDGTGGSGSDSKQVNATALAKAVKNDKAPIKGGVINYALVSDTPFEGILNPVFYDGNPDFEVFQFFYPSMFSIDSNLNIDDKGAATISFSADNKAVTVKIDPKLNWTDGNPVTAEDYAFSYEVIGHKDYEGPRYDSFMTNIVGMEEYHAGKAKTISGIKVLNEKEVTIQFKEPNPSVKSGLWSTPLEKKVFQNIPVKDMAGSDPVRKNPIGYGPFKIKSMVTGESVEFVKNKDYFHGEPKLDGLHLKVVNPNVITEALKSGEIDWASYPTTRYDEASNPKNVQFLGQEELSYSYVGFKLGKFDQAKSLNIMDPNAKLANKSLRQALGYALNNEQVGKQLYHGLRVPATSLIPPAFKGYHDTNAKGITYDPDKAKKLLDEAGYVDTNGDGYREDPKGKELVLHYAAMSGDATAESLAKFYLQNWKDVGLHVELVDGRLLEFNSFYDRVQKDDPGIDIFGGAWGTGSDVDPGGLYGRGASFNYSRFTSEENDKLLKEGVSVKAFDDNYRKDIYNQWQAYMSEEAPIVPTLFRYSLEALNNRVANYDITRGKEYGADTFANITLTAEKAEVAQ; encoded by the coding sequence ATGGTTAAACGCTGGAAAAAAGGAATTCTGCCTGTTCTATCTGCAATTTTGGTGCTTTCTCTGGCCGCATGCAGCGGCGCGCCTTCCGCTTCAAATGGAGGAAAATCGTCTGATGGTACAGGCGGCTCAGGATCAGACAGCAAGCAGGTGAATGCGACAGCGCTGGCGAAGGCGGTCAAGAATGATAAGGCACCGATTAAGGGCGGTGTCATCAATTATGCACTTGTGTCCGATACCCCTTTTGAAGGAATTTTGAACCCTGTATTTTATGATGGAAACCCGGATTTTGAAGTCTTCCAATTTTTCTACCCTTCTATGTTTTCGATTGATTCCAATCTGAATATTGACGATAAAGGAGCGGCGACGATTTCCTTTTCCGCAGACAATAAGGCGGTGACTGTCAAAATTGATCCCAAGCTGAACTGGACAGATGGTAATCCCGTAACGGCGGAGGACTATGCCTTTTCCTATGAAGTCATCGGTCACAAGGACTACGAGGGTCCGCGTTACGATAGCTTTATGACGAATATTGTGGGTATGGAGGAATATCACGCGGGCAAGGCCAAAACGATTTCCGGCATCAAGGTGTTGAATGAGAAAGAGGTTACCATTCAGTTCAAGGAGCCTAATCCATCGGTGAAATCGGGACTCTGGTCTACGCCACTGGAGAAAAAGGTGTTTCAGAACATTCCCGTGAAGGATATGGCTGGATCTGATCCTGTCCGTAAAAATCCGATTGGCTATGGGCCGTTCAAAATTAAATCTATGGTCACAGGTGAATCTGTGGAATTTGTCAAAAACAAGGATTATTTTCACGGTGAGCCCAAGCTGGATGGCCTTCATTTGAAGGTTGTGAACCCGAATGTCATTACAGAAGCGCTGAAAAGCGGAGAAATTGACTGGGCCAGCTATCCAACCACCCGTTACGATGAAGCCAGCAATCCGAAAAATGTACAGTTTCTCGGTCAGGAGGAATTGTCTTATAGCTATGTAGGCTTTAAACTGGGCAAATTCGATCAGGCCAAGAGTCTAAATATTATGGACCCGAACGCCAAGCTGGCGAACAAGTCATTGCGTCAGGCGCTCGGCTATGCGCTGAATAATGAGCAGGTCGGCAAGCAGCTCTATCACGGGCTTCGGGTTCCGGCAACGTCCCTGATTCCGCCTGCCTTTAAGGGATATCATGACACGAACGCGAAGGGCATCACATATGACCCGGACAAAGCGAAAAAGCTGCTGGACGAGGCAGGATATGTGGATACCAATGGAGATGGCTACCGTGAGGACCCTAAGGGTAAGGAGCTGGTGCTCCATTATGCAGCGATGAGCGGGGATGCGACAGCCGAATCACTGGCGAAGTTCTATTTGCAAAACTGGAAGGATGTCGGGCTTCATGTGGAGCTGGTGGACGGTCGTCTACTGGAGTTCAATTCTTTCTATGATCGTGTGCAAAAGGATGATCCCGGCATCGATATTTTTGGCGGCGCATGGGGAACAGGTTCAGATGTAGATCCTGGTGGGCTGTATGGACGGGGAGCCAGCTTTAACTATTCGCGCTTTACGAGTGAAGAAAATGATAAGCTGTTGAAGGAAGGCGTGTCGGTCAAAGCCTTTGACGACAACTATCGTAAAGATATATATAATCAGTGGCAGGCGTATATGAGTGAGGAAGCTCCAATCGTACCGACGTTATTCCGCTATTCGCTGGAGGCTCTGAATAACCGGGTAGCCAATTACGACATTACCCGTGGCAAGGAGTATGGTGCAGACACGTTTGCCAATATTACGTTGACGGCGGAAAAAGCAGAAGTAGCACAATAA